A DNA window from Mytilus edulis chromosome 14, xbMytEdul2.2, whole genome shotgun sequence contains the following coding sequences:
- the LOC139502531 gene encoding uncharacterized protein has protein sequence MAFLLLVFTILLCICCNRHKQRQTKTKYTEEDLDRPTAIDERFFANNVATRFDSFGRKYLQTFGGYWDNGSFESHEDNDRTSYLGKKSNFSGQSKNSKNGHKQKGLRNTYTSNGQNYNGRLSHI, from the exons ATGGCTTTCTTACTTCTCGTGTTTACTATACTTCTATGTATTTGTTGTAATAGACACAAACAacgacaaacaaaaacaaaatatacagaaGAGGATCTAGACAG ACCTACTGCTATAGATGAAAGATTTTTCGCTAATAATGTGGCTACACGTTTCGACAGTTTTGGAAGAAAATATTTGCAAACCTTCGGAGGATATTGGGATAATGGATCTTTTGAGTCCCACGAAGATAATGATAGAACATCATATCTTGGCAAAAAGTCAAATT TTTCTGgtcaaagtaaaaattctaaaaatggtCACAAACAAAAAGGATTGAGAAATACATATACTTCAAACGGACAG AATTACAATGGTCGCTTATCTCACATTTGA